The following are from one region of the Hyla sarda isolate aHylSar1 chromosome 6, aHylSar1.hap1, whole genome shotgun sequence genome:
- the LOC130277567 gene encoding DNA damage-regulated autophagy modulator protein 1-like produces MELKGLGFVPLLLAFWCAAWLATSYIVTVVLGHAASPLMSISDVGNFFPESILFRIGFIGTSIGTLVLTFLIYKYMVMHTEEFRGHQVLIQRILLAIVWASCFATAVMHVLSPEEYPRIHFVSTIISITCEALYYLGQSIQMYRLQGAKKVIHHSRCTCCGLTFVCVVFYFGYETLKELFHNDEDWDEIREIPIIIIEWVMLLLILINIVTYYSTMQRLLLTVSRNSCTLSLRVKIDDFGV; encoded by the exons atggagctaaaaggactggggttcgtccccctcctgttggcgttttggtgtgcggcctggcttgccaccagctacatcgtgacggtcgtcctcggccatgcagcctcgccactgatgagcatcag tgacgtgggaaatttctttcccgaaagcatattatttagaattggattcatagggacgtccattggcactttggtactaacctttcttatttataagtatatggttatgcatactgaagagttcaggggtcatcaggtcctgatccagaggatcctgctggccattgtgtgggcctcctgttttgccacagctgttatgcatgtattgtcccccgaagaataccccaggatacactttgtcagcacgataatttccattacatgtgaagccttatactaccttgggcagtccatccagatgtatagattacaaggagcaaaaaaagtcatccaccatagtagatgcacctgctgtggcctgacttttgtctgtgtagttttctattttggatatgaaacattaaaggaattattccataatgatgaagactgggacgagatccgtgaaatccccatcataatcatcgagtgggtgatgcttctactgatcctgataaacatcgtgacctattattccaccatgcagaggttattgttgaccgtctccagaaacagctgcacactctctcttagagtaaaaattgatgacttcggggtgtag